Proteins encoded by one window of Candidatus Tiamatella incendiivivens:
- a CDS encoding cysteine hydrolase, whose product MVKVDVPGIKIEDKVILPAKETAVIVVDMQNDFVKEGGKLVAPAAEGTVEPIRRLLKKARENGVRVIYTQDTHWEGDPEFLLWGEHVKYGSWGWRIIDELKPEEGDIVLVKTRYDGFYGTPMDDILRSYGYQNIVIVGTVANICVLHTAASAGLRWYKILIPMDGISALTEFDYYLTLRQVSWLYNGLIVKTVNSIEFK is encoded by the coding sequence ATGGTCAAGGTAGATGTCCCTGGAATAAAAATAGAGGACAAGGTTATTCTCCCCGCGAAGGAGACAGCAGTCATTGTTGTCGATATGCAGAATGATTTTGTTAAGGAAGGCGGTAAACTGGTTGCACCTGCAGCGGAGGGCACTGTTGAGCCTATTAGAAGGCTTCTGAAGAAAGCTAGGGAGAACGGTGTGAGGGTGATCTATACGCAGGATACTCATTGGGAGGGAGATCCGGAGTTCCTACTGTGGGGTGAGCATGTGAAATACGGGTCTTGGGGCTGGAGGATAATTGATGAGCTTAAACCGGAGGAGGGGGATATAGTCCTAGTTAAAACAAGGTATGATGGTTTCTACGGTACACCGATGGATGACATACTCAGGAGTTATGGTTATCAGAATATTGTCATAGTGGGAACGGTGGCTAACATATGTGTATTGCATACAGCTGCAAGCGCTGGCCTCAGATGGTATAAGATACTGATCCCCATGGACGGGATATCCGCGTTAACAGAGTTCGATTACTATCTAACTCTAAGACAGGTTTCCTGGCTTTACAATGGACTGATAGTTAAGACCGTTAACTCCATTGAATTCAAGTAG
- a CDS encoding methyltransferase domain-containing protein, producing the protein MSGDIFEPGDIVLLVQRDNRKKYVILLEESGVYMTVGGFIKASDLLGIEPGSIVKTSAGVEFYALRGSIIEELEVFTRKSQVIYPKDLAIISMLLGVRPCMRMIQSGVGAGYSLAFFAGLLGDCGEITGVDLREDMILVAEKNMAKLGYRNVKLLTGNIEEVDFKDPPYDNALLDLPNPYRALLNIHQYMKSGARIAVYLPTISQVERLKGQLEGSDKYYWLGTYESWIREWVVLPRKTRPVNTPSSHTGFIVILARLI; encoded by the coding sequence TTGAGTGGAGACATCTTCGAACCAGGCGATATAGTATTACTAGTTCAACGGGATAATCGTAAGAAATACGTTATCTTACTCGAAGAATCCGGTGTTTATATGACTGTAGGAGGGTTCATAAAGGCGAGTGACCTGCTTGGCATCGAACCGGGCTCGATCGTTAAGACCAGTGCTGGAGTCGAGTTTTATGCTTTAAGAGGCAGCATTATTGAGGAGCTTGAGGTTTTCACAAGGAAAAGCCAAGTAATATACCCCAAGGATCTGGCCATTATATCTATGCTTCTAGGAGTGAGACCCTGTATGAGGATGATTCAGAGTGGAGTGGGTGCTGGATACTCTCTAGCATTCTTCGCGGGGTTGCTAGGTGACTGCGGGGAGATTACCGGTGTTGACCTCCGGGAGGATATGATCCTTGTTGCAGAGAAGAATATGGCTAAGCTAGGATATAGGAATGTTAAGCTTCTTACTGGCAATATAGAGGAAGTAGACTTCAAGGATCCTCCCTACGATAATGCATTACTCGATCTACCAAACCCCTATAGAGCTCTACTTAATATCCACCAGTACATGAAGTCGGGTGCTAGGATTGCTGTCTACCTACCCACTATAAGCCAGGTGGAGAGACTGAAGGGTCAATTAGAGGGGTCAGATAAGTATTATTGGCTTGGTACATACGAGTCATGGATTAGAGAGTGGGTAGTGTTGCCAAGGAAAACAAGGCCTGTTAACACACCATCCAGTCACACAGGCTTCATCGTTATTCTGGCAAGGTTGATCTAG